A window of Hemibagrus wyckioides isolate EC202008001 linkage group LG03, SWU_Hwy_1.0, whole genome shotgun sequence contains these coding sequences:
- the znf318 gene encoding zinc finger protein 318, with protein MYRGPRPHRGAYPPAASRGFAPRGPPPASSFPSAPYRNEHARDSIGYQHGYRRHPEHPRRRYSSPGRGSAEDYRGDGPPPRDYGHRYTPSPPRAGLPTDHSLVITVGNELTGLSQSKGADMPYARDYSPRRSSYEGGHDERGSRRHSQSHCRNRGWSRSPDRIHSRSRPRSRSRSRAVSRSRAQSRGRSRPRSRSRSRSRSRGRSRARSRARSKSRPHSRSRTRSRGRSRGRSRGKSRGRSRGRSRSCSGSSSSSRSRNSRDNKRHNDEFSELERARRRKELEDMLSMPTKSILKKRVDSSETDSPMIGQNTDSPQGNSGSSLSKDAEQLLCAVTKNMDPDLLASALAQNSNASAFEELISKLQPTKESGHGFHLPHESSSQEHSDLTQLLSVMAEAVVQPPDKKKSFVDIEDEEKFLYGDEEEEDKFPAKEMPKSGQCSLMDVYGKTGPDVLYHEPKTSVVHDLHRKDYGHSYSHGHPEEDASQITKQSKYRDKHYSSASEGQRLDGEPQSNPPVSGSHDAQVRAEVEEYEKIQDLLKTIGLDLGVAEISKMAARTQERLQGKNPAKSTVKKHQSDRRHKSYSRSSSSNSRGRSSSRGSSCSRRSSRSRSSSYERTSSRDRKKSVPLERCSSRSGSQNQRELRPGTKAEENPWPIAGPPPPEVVNPQTNNFPTHSAHQMPPYSQPHTRGVMPPNYPPPGYDPYGNYMPYMPQGWPMYPPPTMPMPPQTPMDGYSSPAVDRRFLKVINTGANEAQEMDKKGSKVDPVQSMTIACSGNQRRVIEEKNNAKQKQKVTEELEKLKKDRESRMKKKDSLMKELETLRKQQGELLRKKRREKDGHKDPILMELGRLQEDVMAQISSLRTEHEAAEKKHEELVKVATILGLDHKNLRSSADHEHGPSRSKSKESRSPEKSKSASITSNTQGTKSSAPESSTKSDSLAEIFEYYDAGNHWCKNCNITSGSMFDFFTHLHSKMHRKTIDPYIRPWATNFEHEKKHPTGELISKPAKGSEFVLPVRGFFCQLCKEFFGDPICAEAHVTCHAHNEKYKKQMYENPLYEQRRNLDRQAGMESGKKQTEHKRKHEDEDSQDEQKNSKSSKDQVKKPKSKNEDEKSPKRVKEEERNVKNIKEEEHKPKFKKEEVERTKCRKEEVEKARYTKEEGERNKFRKEEEERYRQRKGDEERYRSDEDKYRFREENQFKYREDNEKYRFRNEDEKSRYRKGDDKKYKYGHETEEDRRPKHREEEGLKLAKSKWEEDEEEEERTNYGKKEDKKQHQKGGYKDEKEKSSLKDVKIDPEKPSDLPKVLCGPSPAMLAKLRKKNEEATSRATFGKFTWKKPEKTALEKEAEKIAEQFMKEDEESTVSKATTKDSDEHDPFSKSVAAAKSIAIKLLGKTSIAPSQEWVAFNQVKIRPNLSTPSNVQKKSNVGVQNKPVSTDTPSLPVPAMDESSKSSDASIKKQAEKDDVLPADVISKAFGGEEIKLEDADENSSSLTSASVSIPTTSTVTTPLSTVKEVEAVKVKAPTECIITLESDVAASGVPEEEHKQTVMVRPPPQLKTLSSYSSKTDKPKMSLAAAKAKDLFDIFYGSSTMASCSGSSVGNKVGCKKDSKADSGSLLTTLNKESTKEQDPNSKHLAEVSSLKCEEPSAGRGTQAEQPTFDLDVEPLVDSKTEEHCGSMEMATVDCKNEVDSLDCLANSEIMENIEMMESNDNPNPLDTEEAMTLSFSPPPGSFTEQLNLDTFEFSFDSL; from the exons ATGTACCGAGGTCCTAGGCCGCACCGAGGAGCGTATCCTCCTGCAGCGTCTCGGGGTTTTGCTCCCCGCGGCCCGCCTCCTGCGAGTTCTTTCCCCAGCGCTCCGTACCGGAATGAGCACGCGCGAGACAGCATCGGCTATCAGCATGGCTACCGACGGCACCCGGAGCATCCGAGGAGGCGCTACTCATCACCGGGCAGAGGGTCGGCTGAAGACTACAGAGGCGATGGGCCTCCCCCTAGAGACTACGGCCAT AGATATACCCCTTCACCCCCACGTGCTGGTCTCCCTACTGACCATAGTCTTGTTATAACTGTGGGCAACGAGTTGACCGGTTTATCCCAGAGCAAAGGAGCAGATATGCCCTATGCCAG AGATTATTCTCCACGCCGGTCAAGCTATGAGGGCGGCCACGATGAACGGGGTTCAAGAAGGCACAGTCAGAGCCATTGTAGGAACAGGGGCTGGAGCCGCAGTCCAGACAGAATTCACAGCAGAAGTCGGCCTCGCAGCAGGAGCCGTAGTCGTGCAGTTAGCCGCAGCAGGGCGCAGAGCCGAGGACGTAGCAGACCACGGAGCAGGAGTAGAAGTAGGTCCCGGAGCAGGGGAAGGAGTAGAGCAAGGAGCAGGGCACGGAGCAAGAGTAGACCACACAGCAGAAGCAGAACCCGGAGCAGGGGAAGGAGCCGGGGCCGGAGCAGGGGTAAGAGCCGTGGCCGGAGCAGAGGTCGGAGCCGGAGCTGCAGtggcagtagcagtagtagccgTAGCAGGAACAGCAGAGACAATAAGAGACATAACGATGAGTTTAGTGAGCTTGAGAGGGCCCGTCGGCGTAAAGAACTGGAGGACATGCTGTCGATGCCCACTAAATCCATCTTAAAAAAGAGAGTTGACTCCTCTGAAACAGATTCTCCCATGATTGGACAG AATACTGACTCTCCACAAGGGAATTCAGGCAGTAGTCTTTCAAAGGATGCGGAACAGTTACTATGTGCAGTGACTAAAAACATGGACCCAGACTTGCTGGCATCAGCGTTGGCTCAAAATTCTAATGCCAGTGCATTTGAAGAGCTCATAAGCAAATTACAGCCGACCAAAGAGAGTGGGCATGGGTTCCATCTCCCTCATGAAAGTAGCAGCCAGGAGCATTCAGACCTCACTCAGCTACTCAGTGTGATGGCAGAGGCAGTAGTCCAACCACCagataaaaagaaaagcttTGTAGATATTGAAGATGAAGAGAAGTTCTTGTATGgggatgaagaagaggaagacaaATTCCCAGCAAAAGAAATGCCTAAATCTGGACAATGTAGCTTAATGGATGTCTATGGGAAAACTGGACCTGATGTGCTGTATCATGAGCCAAAGACTTCAGTAGTACATGATCTACACAGGAAAGATTATGGACATTCGTACAGTCATGGGCATCCTGAAGAAGATGCAAGTCAGATAACTAAACAAAGCAAATATCGGGATAAACACTATTCTTCAGCCTCAGAAGGGCAGCGTCTTGATGGTGAACCTCAGAGTAACCCACCAGTATCTGGGTCTCATGATGCTCAAGTTAGAGCAGAAGTTGAGGAATATGAGAAGATACAAGACCTCCTTAAAACTATTGGTCTTGACCTGGGGGTAGCTGAGATCAGCAAGATGGCTGCGAGGACGCAAGAGCGCCTCCAAGGTAAGAATCCTGCGAAGTCGACTGTCAAAAAACACCAGTCTGACCGCAGACACAAGAGCTACAGCAGGAGTTCCAGTAGTAATAGCCGGGGTAGGAGTAGCAGCAGGGGAAGCAGTTGCAGCAGGAGAAGCAGTCGCAGTCGGAGCAGCAGTTATGAGCGCACCTCAAGTCGTGACCGGAAGAAATCTGTTCCTCTTGAAAGATGTTCATCGCGATCAGGCAGCCAGAACCAGAGGGAGCTTCGGCCTGGCACTAAAGCTGAAGAGAACCCGTGGCCAATTGCAGGACCCCCTCCTCCTGAAGTTGTGAATCCTCAAACAAATAATTTCCCCACTCACTCTGCCCATCAGATGCCTCCCTATTCGCAGCCACACACACGTGGAGTTATGCCTCCCAACTACCCTCCACCTGGCTATGATCCTTATGGGAACTACATGCCGTATATGCCCCAAGGCTGGCCCATGTACCCACCCCCTACTATGCCAATGCCTCCTCAAACTCCCATGGATGGCTACAGTTCCCCTGCCGTAGATCGGCGCTTCTTGAAAGTAATCAATACGGGAGCAAATGAAGCTCAAGAGATGGATAAAAAAG GCTCAAAGGTGGACCCAGTACAGAGCATGACGATTGCATGCAGTGGAAACCAGAGGAGGGTAATTGAAGAAAAGAATAATGCCAAACAAAAGCAAAAG GTTACTGAAGAGCTTGAAAAGCTGAAGAAGGACAGAGAATCCcgaatgaagaaaaaagataGTCTAATGAAAGAGTTGGAGACACTGCGAAAGCAGCAAG GGGAGCTCCTAAGGAAAAAGCGAAGAGAGAAAGATGGTCACAAGGATCCCATCCTTATGGAGCTTGGTCGTCTTCAAGAGGATGTGATGGCCCAGATATCCAGTCTGCGCACTGAACATGAGGCAGCAGAGAAGAAGCATGAGGAATTAGTGAAGGTGGCAACCATCCTGGGGCTGGATCACAAAAACCTTAGGAGCTCTGCGGATCATGAGCACGGACCTTCTCGTAGCAAGTCTAAAGAGTCCAGAAGTCCAGAGAAATCTAAATCTGCCTCCATCACGTCCAACACTCAG GGTACCAAGTCATCAGCACCAGAATCCAGCACCAAATCGGATTCATTAGCTGAGATATTTGAGTACTATGATGCAGGAAACCACTGGTGCAAAAACTGCAACATTACTAGCGGTTccatgtttgatttttttacACACTTGCACAGCAAAATGCACAGAAAG ACTATAGATCCCTACATCAGACCTTGGGCAACAAATTTTGAGCATGAGAAGAAGCACCCTACAGGCGAACTCATTTCTAAACCAGCAAAAG GTTCTGAATTTGTGTTACCTGTGAGGGGATTTTTCTGCCAGTTGTGTAAAGAGTTTTTCGGAGATCCTATTTGTGCAGAGGCCCATGTTACATGCCATGCGCACAATGAAAAGTataag AAACAAATGTACGAGAACCCTCTTTATGAACAACGGAGGAACCTCGATCGCCAAGCTGGCATGGAGAGTGGAAAAAAGCAGACTGAGCACAAAAGAAAGCATGAAGATGAGGACTCTCAGGATGAGCAGAAAAACTCCAAGTCCAGCAAAGATCAAGTGAAAAAGCCCAAAAGCAAGAACGAAGATGAGAAATCACCCAAACGCGTAAAGGAAGaggaaagaaatgtaaaaaatatcaAAGAGGAAGAGCATAAACCTAAATTTAAGAAAGAGGAGGTTGAGAGGACCAAATGTAGAAAAGAAGAGGTGGAAAAGGCTAGGTATACAAAAGAAGAAGGGGAGAGGAACAAGTttagaaaagaagaggaagagcgGTACAGACAGAGGAaaggagatgaagagagatacAGATCCGATGAAGACAAATATCGCTTCAGGGAAGAAAATCAGTTCAAGTACCGAGAAGATAATGAGAAGTATCGATTCAGGAATGAGGATGAGAAGTCTAGGTATCGGAAAGGGGATGACAAGAAATACAAATACGGCCATGAAACTGAGGAAGATAGGAGACCAAAACACAGGGAGGAAGAGGGTTTAAAGTTGGCAAAATCAAAATgggaggaagatgaggaggaagaggagaggaccAACTATGGGAAAAAGGAGGATAAAAAACAGCACCAAAAAGGAGGCTACAAAGATGAGAAAGAGAAGTCGTCTTTGAAAGATGTTAAGATTGACCCCGAGAAGCCTAGTGATCTCCCTAAGGTTCTTTGTGGGCCCAGCCCTGCCATGTTGGCTAAACTGCGCAAAAAGAATGAGGAAGCCACTTCACGTGCTACCTTTGGAAAATTCACTTGGAAAAAGCCTGAAAAGACTGCACTGGAGAAGGAAGCCGAGAAAATTGCAGAGCAATTCATGAAGGAAGATGAGGAGAGTACTGTATCTAAAGCAACAACTAAAGACTCTGATGAACATGATCCCTTTTCCAAGTCTGTGGCTGCTGCCAAGAGTATTGCTATCAAACTCTTGGGTAAAACATCTATCGCTCCTTCCCAAGAATGGGTAGCCTTTAACCAAGTTAAAATTCGTCCCAATTTATCCACCCCTTCTAATGTTCAGAAGAAGTCCAATGTTGGCGTTCAAAACAAACCGGTTTCTACTGACACACCCTCATTACCTGTACCAGCCATGGATGAAAGCAGCAAATCTTCTGATgcttcaataaaaaaacaagcagagaaaGACGACGTTCTGCCAGCTGATGTAATCTCTAAGGCGTTTGGTGGTGAGGAGATTAAATTGGAAGATGCAGATGAGAATTCATCAAGCCTTACATCTGCATCTGTCTCCATACCAACTACTTCAACTGTGACAACTCCATTAtccacagtgaaggaggtggaggCTGTCAAGGTAAAAGCTCCTACTGAATGTATCATTACTCTCGAGTCTGATGTAGCTGCCTCTGGAGTACCCGAGGAAGAACACAAACAGACAGTCATGGTCCGTCCTCCTCCTCAACTTAAGACCCTCAGTAGTTACTCTTCAAAAACAGACAAGCCAAAAATGAGTCTAGCAGCAGCGAAAGCAAAAGACTTGTTTGACATTTTCTATGGCAGCAGCACTATGGCAAGCTGCAGTGGTTCTAGTGTTGGCAATAAAGTTGGCTGTAAAAAAGACTCTAAAGCTGATTCAGGAAGTTTGTTAACCACTCTAAATAAAGAATCAACAAAGGAGCAGGATCCAAACAGTAAACACTTAGCTGAGGTCTCCAGCTTAAAGTGTGAGGAGCCGTCTGCAGGCAGAGGAACACAGGCTGAACAACCAACTTTTGATCTTGATGTAGAACCACTTGTGGACTCAAAAACAGAAGAGCATTGTGGAAGTATGGAAATGGCAACGGTTGATTGCAAGAATGAAGTAGATTCTCTAGACTGTTTAGCCAATTCAGAAATCATGGAGAACATTGAGATGATGGAATCGAATGATAACCCAAATCCTCTGGACACTGAAGAGGCGATGACTCTTTCGTTCTCCCCACCACCAGGTTCTTTTACAGAGCAGCTGAACTTGGACACATTTGAGTTCAGTTTTGACTCTTTGTAA